The proteins below come from a single Edaphobacter acidisoli genomic window:
- a CDS encoding GH116 family glycosyl hydrolase → MKRLLTAPLLFRTFALLLVLATLPAAWAADDIPKAAWSRPLGQPLENPGVAMKPGIIDDGYWQGAPVGGIGAGTFSRSYRGDFSRWHIKAGVHKYETIYANQFAVYEKTEGDNASYAQALLNGHPANGELSSWRWDYPVGAGTYYALYPKSWFVYQSPNLPARLTLEQYSPILPNNYRESSYPVAIYRWHAENTTNKTVTVSVLLSWTNMTGWFRTFTHDFAGTPNQGNHNEHMSEEIPGIGTMQGVLFSRKRAGSRPNEWDGQMAIASIGSPGVEVTYQTTYDASGDGKEVWAPFSRDGRLANNNKTWISEKEKLAGAIAVRFTLRPGEKKIIPMVVAWDFPVVQFGQGRQWYRKYTDFYGTTGLNAWKIAHDGLLHAAEWSDAIDQWQAPYLADKSEPLWFRGMLFNELYPLTDGGTFWGREAGSSTKTPAKFALLECFDYAYYGTLDVRFYASLPLIKFWPQIDKQVLREFADTVPKEWPDEGLWVWKTQLSGHPVTYKRKKIGAVPHDLGVPEGDPFYAVNEPGWQNTNDWKDLNSKFVLMVYRDYVLTGRTDKQFLRETWPAMKSAIEYLRQFDHGAGIPENSGYPDQTYDDWVTHGVSAYCGGLWLAALRAGEETAHILGDAKAAAEYHALFKKGQKAYITQLWNGEFFRYDTSEESRNDIQTDQLAGQWYANLTGLGEIVPRSMQIKAAQTIFDHNVMKFSDGRLGAVNGMRADGTVVPNDEAREVWVGTTLGYAGLLMSEGMQDQAWKTTWGLYHVIYESKGYWFRTPEAWDASGNFRAGMYMRPMGVWALQMTPEVK, encoded by the coding sequence TTGAAGCGTCTATTGACCGCACCACTGCTGTTCCGCACCTTCGCACTCCTGCTCGTCCTTGCAACGCTCCCTGCAGCCTGGGCTGCGGACGATATTCCAAAGGCTGCCTGGTCCCGGCCGCTTGGCCAGCCTCTCGAAAATCCCGGCGTGGCCATGAAGCCCGGCATCATCGACGATGGTTACTGGCAGGGCGCGCCTGTCGGCGGCATCGGCGCCGGCACATTTTCGCGGAGTTACCGCGGTGATTTCTCCCGTTGGCACATCAAGGCCGGCGTGCACAAATATGAGACCATCTACGCGAATCAGTTTGCTGTGTATGAAAAAACAGAAGGCGATAACGCCAGCTACGCTCAAGCTCTGCTCAACGGACACCCGGCCAATGGCGAACTCTCGAGTTGGCGATGGGACTACCCTGTAGGCGCAGGAACCTACTACGCGCTTTACCCGAAGTCGTGGTTCGTCTATCAGAGCCCGAATCTTCCCGCTCGGCTGACGCTCGAGCAGTATTCTCCTATTCTGCCGAACAACTACCGTGAGTCGAGCTATCCTGTAGCGATCTACCGCTGGCACGCCGAAAACACCACAAACAAAACCGTGACAGTCTCGGTGCTGCTCTCATGGACCAATATGACGGGTTGGTTTCGAACCTTCACTCACGACTTCGCAGGCACGCCGAATCAGGGCAATCACAACGAACACATGAGCGAAGAGATTCCGGGCATTGGGACGATGCAAGGCGTTCTCTTCAGCCGCAAGCGAGCCGGTTCGCGCCCGAATGAATGGGATGGGCAGATGGCAATTGCCTCCATTGGCTCGCCCGGGGTGGAAGTGACCTACCAGACAACCTATGACGCAAGCGGCGATGGCAAAGAAGTGTGGGCTCCTTTCTCGCGCGATGGTAGGCTCGCCAATAACAACAAGACCTGGATCAGCGAAAAGGAAAAGCTCGCTGGCGCCATCGCTGTCCGCTTCACTCTGCGCCCGGGCGAAAAGAAGATCATCCCCATGGTCGTGGCCTGGGATTTTCCAGTCGTTCAGTTCGGCCAGGGCCGCCAGTGGTATCGCAAATATACGGACTTCTATGGAACGACAGGTTTGAACGCCTGGAAGATTGCCCACGATGGATTGCTCCATGCCGCCGAGTGGAGCGACGCAATCGACCAGTGGCAAGCGCCTTATCTGGCGGACAAGAGCGAGCCACTGTGGTTTCGCGGCATGCTATTCAATGAACTCTACCCGCTCACGGATGGTGGCACATTCTGGGGACGTGAAGCAGGCAGCAGCACCAAAACACCCGCAAAATTTGCTCTTCTCGAATGCTTTGATTACGCCTATTACGGGACGCTCGATGTCCGCTTCTATGCCTCGCTTCCGCTCATCAAGTTTTGGCCCCAGATCGACAAGCAGGTCCTTCGCGAGTTTGCAGATACCGTGCCCAAAGAGTGGCCGGACGAAGGCCTCTGGGTATGGAAGACGCAGTTGAGCGGGCACCCAGTTACGTACAAACGTAAAAAGATCGGTGCTGTCCCGCATGATCTGGGTGTCCCGGAGGGCGATCCGTTTTATGCCGTAAACGAGCCTGGATGGCAGAACACGAATGACTGGAAAGACCTCAACTCCAAGTTTGTGCTGATGGTCTACCGCGATTACGTTCTCACTGGACGCACCGACAAGCAATTTCTCCGCGAGACTTGGCCGGCAATGAAGTCCGCAATTGAGTATCTGCGCCAGTTCGATCATGGCGCGGGAATTCCAGAGAACTCAGGCTACCCTGACCAGACCTACGATGACTGGGTGACACACGGCGTCAGCGCCTACTGCGGAGGGCTATGGTTGGCGGCCCTGCGTGCCGGCGAGGAAACAGCGCACATTCTCGGAGATGCAAAAGCTGCGGCTGAATATCATGCACTCTTCAAAAAAGGGCAGAAGGCCTACATCACGCAGCTTTGGAATGGTGAATTTTTCCGCTACGACACCAGCGAGGAGTCGCGTAACGATATACAAACCGATCAGCTTGCAGGCCAGTGGTATGCCAATCTCACTGGTCTGGGCGAGATAGTTCCCCGTTCCATGCAGATTAAGGCCGCGCAAACAATCTTCGACCACAACGTCATGAAATTCAGCGACGGCCGCCTCGGCGCCGTGAACGGCATGCGCGCCGATGGAACCGTCGTTCCCAATGACGAAGCGCGCGAAGTGTGGGTAGGCACGACCCTCGGCTATGCAGGCCTGCTGATGAGCGAAGGCATGCAGGACCAGGCATGGAAGACTACCTGGGGGCTCTACCATGTGATCTATGAGAGCAAGGGCTATTGGTTCCGAACACCTGAGGCGTGGGATGCCAGCGGCAATTTTCGCGCCGGCATGTATATGCGGCCAATGGGCGTTTGGGCGCTGCAGATGACCCCGGAGGTCAAGTGA
- a CDS encoding ThuA domain-containing protein, whose amino-acid sequence MHSKSNHVLPRLLGLAMFLALFTSAPAWASGSHPSVPRFRVVAIAEKGGIHLPFVEAAKVWLNDLAAKDNFAVDYIQDTTPIDDAFLAKYKVFIQLNYPPYGWTPTAQASFIRYIEQGKGGWIGFHHATLLGEFDGFQMWPWFSKFMGGIRFTAYIPTFADGTVTIEDRSHPTMAGVSSPFVIDKEEWYTWDKSPRPNVHVLASVDESTYKPDSKIKMGDHPVIWTNPHYKARNIYIFMGHHPELFQNRAFTKIFINSIFWAAHEKEPRHTVAAGSVQP is encoded by the coding sequence ATGCATTCGAAATCCAACCACGTTCTTCCCCGTCTTCTAGGTCTGGCCATGTTTCTCGCGCTGTTCACGAGTGCGCCAGCGTGGGCATCCGGTTCACATCCCTCGGTTCCACGGTTTCGCGTCGTCGCCATCGCGGAGAAAGGCGGAATTCACCTTCCATTTGTCGAGGCTGCCAAAGTGTGGCTAAATGATCTCGCAGCGAAAGATAATTTCGCCGTCGACTACATCCAGGACACCACTCCCATCGACGATGCGTTTCTCGCCAAATACAAAGTCTTCATCCAGTTGAACTATCCGCCGTATGGCTGGACGCCCACTGCGCAGGCCTCATTCATCCGATACATTGAGCAAGGCAAAGGCGGTTGGATCGGGTTCCATCACGCCACTCTGCTGGGTGAGTTCGATGGATTTCAGATGTGGCCTTGGTTCTCAAAGTTCATGGGAGGAATCCGCTTCACCGCATACATCCCGACTTTCGCCGATGGCACAGTTACCATCGAAGATCGGTCACATCCCACCATGGCAGGAGTCTCCAGCCCATTCGTCATCGACAAAGAGGAGTGGTACACATGGGACAAGTCGCCCCGTCCAAATGTGCATGTGCTGGCCAGCGTTGACGAAAGTACGTACAAGCCAGATTCCAAAATTAAGATGGGAGACCATCCCGTCATCTGGACCAACCCGCACTACAAGGCACGCAACATCTATATCTTTATGGGGCACCATCCGGAACTGTTTCAAAATCGAGCTTTTACAAAGATTTTTATTAACTCCATTTTCTGGGCTGCGCATGAAAAAGAGCCGCGACACACAGTAGCTGCGGGCTCGGTTCAACCTTAA
- a CDS encoding redoxin domain-containing protein: MRKLMYAAIFVAISLPGRAQTMHPILPIGAAPPDFALPGVDGKIHKLSDYAQSPVLAIIFTCDHCPIAQMYEQRIEKLYENYGKRGVAVVAIQGNDPNATTIDELDSSDSGDTLEEMKVRVQYKKLHYPYLYDGASQSVTSAYGPQATPHVFIFDKTRHLRYEGRFDNSYRIEKVVTHDAQNAIDALLAGKPVAVTHTSVFGCSTKWKEKEALRAAYEQKLDSTPVSVSIVDAIGLKKLRANAGDSYTLVSFWATWCGSCVAEFADLQDTFRMYSDRGFNLVTVSVNAPDEKASVLKFLERKHATSRNLLFASDDTASLQAAFDPKWQSAVPYTVLLGPNGTVLYKTIGSVDMLELRRKLLAAMPADYIGFNRYWSTPSH, from the coding sequence ATGCGAAAGCTTATGTATGCCGCAATATTTGTTGCGATATCACTTCCGGGGCGCGCACAGACGATGCACCCCATTCTCCCGATCGGTGCGGCGCCTCCTGATTTTGCACTGCCAGGAGTAGATGGAAAGATTCATAAGCTCAGCGATTATGCCCAAAGCCCAGTCTTAGCCATCATCTTCACCTGTGATCATTGTCCGATTGCGCAGATGTATGAACAGCGGATCGAAAAACTTTATGAGAACTACGGGAAACGAGGCGTGGCAGTGGTCGCGATCCAAGGAAACGATCCGAATGCCACGACGATCGACGAGCTCGATTCTTCCGATTCCGGGGACACACTCGAAGAGATGAAGGTTCGTGTGCAATACAAGAAACTTCATTACCCTTACCTTTATGATGGTGCAAGCCAGTCGGTGACCAGCGCGTATGGGCCACAGGCGACGCCTCACGTGTTTATCTTCGACAAGACGCGGCATCTGCGCTACGAAGGCCGTTTCGATAACAGCTACAGGATCGAAAAGGTAGTAACGCATGATGCGCAGAATGCTATCGATGCATTGCTTGCCGGGAAACCGGTAGCTGTTACTCATACAAGCGTCTTTGGCTGCTCAACGAAGTGGAAGGAAAAGGAGGCACTGCGGGCTGCGTATGAGCAGAAGCTCGACTCTACTCCTGTTTCTGTCAGCATAGTTGACGCCATTGGTTTAAAGAAGCTTCGCGCGAATGCAGGAGACAGCTATACGCTGGTGAGTTTCTGGGCGACCTGGTGCGGATCCTGCGTGGCTGAGTTCGCGGATTTACAGGATACCTTCCGTATGTATAGCGATCGCGGCTTCAATCTAGTGACAGTCTCCGTGAATGCTCCGGATGAAAAAGCCAGCGTGCTGAAGTTTCTTGAGAGGAAGCATGCAACAAGCAGGAACCTACTCTTTGCCTCGGACGATACGGCAAGTCTGCAAGCCGCCTTCGATCCGAAGTGGCAGTCGGCAGTACCTTATACCGTACTTCTGGGACCTAATGGAACAGTACTTTATAAGACTATCGGGTCCGTCGATATGCTGGAACTACGACGGAAGCTTCTCGCCGCGATGCCGGCAGACTATATCGGCTTCAATCGCTACTGGAGCACTCCGTCTCATTAA
- a CDS encoding ROK family protein codes for MIRFKAERGCLLAIDISADRISYLLTDLNGSELETRSFSLARRRATPDAICGYIAEELKTMLRKHRKTREQLLAIVVGVPAITNVDEGTVLSISTLEGWRSIPLRSMLSKIIDCLIIVENDINLAAEGEHYCGAAQAENDFVLIHIGMNVGAGIFLGGRIHHGSQWSAGEIAYLRLPSVSRRQPMIHEFGELESVLTSTGILRSWNEGKGKASLDKRRTLRELDAVGILNLAQVGDARAEEIVRRRAEIVADIITNLSLILNPGLILMGGEIGSHPVLIDSVRKHLHGSEFGLTKVMPSVPGNKAVLWGGIALALGEVPGVLLPQPN; via the coding sequence ATGATTCGCTTTAAGGCGGAACGCGGCTGCCTGCTGGCAATCGATATCTCTGCAGACCGTATTTCCTACCTGCTGACAGATTTGAATGGAAGCGAGCTCGAAACCCGGTCGTTTTCGTTGGCCCGGCGTAGGGCGACGCCTGATGCTATCTGTGGTTACATCGCCGAAGAGCTCAAGACGATGCTCCGCAAGCACCGCAAGACACGCGAACAGCTACTGGCCATTGTTGTCGGAGTGCCGGCGATTACGAATGTCGACGAGGGGACGGTTCTTTCAATCAGTACCCTGGAGGGGTGGCGCTCCATACCACTGCGCTCCATGCTGAGCAAGATCATCGACTGTCTGATCATCGTTGAAAACGATATCAACCTGGCGGCAGAAGGCGAGCATTACTGCGGAGCGGCTCAAGCGGAGAACGATTTTGTCCTGATCCATATCGGGATGAATGTCGGAGCGGGCATTTTTCTCGGTGGCCGTATTCATCACGGCTCGCAATGGTCAGCTGGAGAAATCGCATATCTTCGTCTGCCTTCCGTCTCGCGCAGGCAACCGATGATCCATGAGTTTGGCGAGTTGGAGAGCGTTCTTACCAGTACCGGCATTCTGCGGAGCTGGAATGAAGGCAAGGGCAAGGCTTCGCTGGACAAAAGGCGCACGTTGCGGGAGCTGGACGCAGTGGGCATTCTGAATCTTGCTCAGGTGGGAGATGCGCGTGCCGAGGAAATTGTGCGGCGGCGCGCGGAGATTGTCGCCGATATCATTACAAATCTTTCTCTCATTCTTAATCCTGGGCTCATCCTGATGGGCGGCGAGATCGGAAGCCATCCGGTTCTGATTGATTCGGTGCGAAAGCATCTGCATGGAAGCGAGTTCGGCCTTACCAAGGTGATGCCGAGTGTGCCGGGAAACAAGGCCGTGCTGTGGGGAGGGATTGCACTGGCCTTAGGAGAGGTTCCGGGAGTGCTTCTACCTCAGCCCAATTGA
- a CDS encoding SIS domain-containing protein, with the protein MRHNVKEVLAISPSGLILNKDYKVIREYRSFAGGRKLKMTESNQLRSRWIGGVEPHKELLTANGTQILEIECREQPARLLALVNSYRKDSNLQAELREIVRLAHRPGPVLFLGMGASLCSSIPGSALLQTFERLSFSIDAGEWLHYGRRVWDEAALSILLTTSGESAELVELFRDGKNRRMALICNNLASTCWDLATNRLPILAGPEYGNATKTYSNATAAAIILASEIAGHAWQEEALRVADVFATNLDPVFSRREELEQFCSGAANIEIIGRGAGYGAAIMSALCIREMSGQRAAPHTGAGFRHGPNLDVDSSHVGVILALGRTAGLGLKLAEECNRRGGKVILVSADEHTATSKLLPVRLDPVPELWEALTSILVAQALTLGIVEKHGCRLPPRFQYGVMEQ; encoded by the coding sequence GTGCGCCACAACGTGAAAGAAGTTCTTGCTATTTCTCCTTCTGGCCTGATACTAAATAAAGATTACAAAGTAATACGAGAGTATCGTAGCTTTGCTGGTGGCAGGAAGTTGAAGATGACCGAATCAAATCAATTACGTTCCCGATGGATCGGCGGCGTTGAGCCGCATAAAGAGCTTCTGACGGCAAACGGGACGCAGATACTTGAGATCGAATGCCGCGAGCAGCCAGCCCGTCTGCTCGCACTGGTGAATAGTTACCGTAAGGACTCGAACCTCCAGGCAGAGCTCAGAGAGATCGTCCGACTCGCCCATCGGCCTGGTCCGGTTCTGTTTTTGGGTATGGGCGCGTCCCTCTGCTCTTCCATACCAGGCTCGGCGCTTCTGCAAACGTTCGAACGTCTTTCTTTCAGTATCGATGCGGGAGAGTGGCTCCACTACGGTAGAAGGGTATGGGATGAAGCGGCGCTCTCTATCCTATTAACAACCTCGGGCGAAAGCGCCGAGCTGGTAGAGCTCTTTCGTGATGGGAAAAATCGACGGATGGCGCTTATCTGCAACAATTTAGCAAGCACCTGTTGGGATCTCGCAACCAACCGGCTGCCGATTCTGGCAGGTCCGGAGTATGGCAACGCGACAAAGACATATTCCAATGCGACCGCAGCCGCCATTATTCTCGCCTCCGAAATCGCAGGTCATGCCTGGCAAGAGGAAGCTCTCCGCGTGGCCGATGTTTTTGCGACCAATTTGGATCCGGTCTTTTCGCGCAGGGAAGAACTCGAGCAGTTTTGCAGCGGAGCTGCCAACATCGAAATCATAGGTCGTGGCGCTGGCTATGGTGCAGCTATCATGAGCGCTCTCTGCATTCGCGAGATGAGTGGCCAGCGAGCCGCCCCCCATACCGGCGCGGGTTTTCGGCACGGGCCCAACCTGGACGTTGATTCGTCCCATGTCGGCGTGATCCTCGCTCTCGGCCGTACCGCCGGACTCGGCTTGAAACTGGCCGAGGAGTGCAATCGTCGTGGCGGCAAGGTAATTCTTGTTTCAGCCGACGAGCATACTGCGACCAGCAAATTGCTTCCAGTAAGACTGGACCCAGTGCCGGAGCTATGGGAAGCACTGACCTCGATTCTCGTAGCCCAGGCGCTGACACTCGGAATTGTTGAAAAGCACGGCTGCCGTCTTCCTCCTCGCTTTCAGTACGGCGTGATGGAGCAGTGA
- a CDS encoding sugar porter family MFS transporter: MPTSSHSHQATIKRAFLYKVSFIAGLGGFLYGFDMGIIAAALIYVRESFALSTRMEEWVVSSVLVGAMAGALAGGYIADHAGRRFTLLLGGLIFVLGSLLAFAAPNVWILIGSRVLLGLAIGFTSVTAPVYVSELAPPETRGMLIGLYQFALTVGIAVADLTGYLLASHHAWRSMFGLGAVPALVFLTLLLTLPESPRWLFSQGRTAEARAVFASFTDEAGTELLIEDIRIALEAKIEKRWSALWSRPVRLSLLIAVGFTILQQVTGINTIIYYGPRIFTMAGITSNENAIFATLLVASTNVVATVIALVLVDRVGRKPLLYWGVGGMTLSLFLLAYSFHAPTAFGARPGAIALLCLMLYIICFAFSMGPIAWILASEVFPLQIRGRGMAAATLGSGASNFLVSITFLTLITTAGSSLTFLLYAAFCIVTLLFVRFIVPETKGRALESISSQRSAVSL; this comes from the coding sequence ATGCCTACTTCGAGTCACAGCCACCAAGCAACCATCAAGCGAGCTTTCCTTTACAAGGTCTCCTTCATCGCCGGATTAGGAGGATTTCTTTACGGGTTCGATATGGGAATCATTGCGGCGGCGCTCATCTACGTGCGTGAGAGCTTTGCACTTTCTACTCGGATGGAGGAGTGGGTCGTCAGTTCGGTGCTGGTCGGTGCGATGGCCGGTGCTCTGGCAGGAGGCTATATCGCTGACCATGCAGGAAGGCGTTTCACACTCTTGCTGGGCGGTCTTATCTTTGTGCTCGGTTCACTGTTGGCATTTGCTGCGCCGAATGTATGGATTCTCATCGGCTCGCGTGTGCTGCTGGGCCTTGCGATCGGATTTACGTCGGTAACCGCTCCCGTCTACGTCTCGGAACTTGCACCTCCCGAGACACGCGGCATGCTTATTGGCCTCTACCAGTTCGCACTCACCGTCGGCATCGCGGTTGCTGATCTTACCGGATACCTTCTGGCCTCTCACCATGCATGGCGGTCAATGTTTGGCCTGGGAGCCGTACCGGCGCTCGTCTTCCTGACGCTCCTTCTTACCTTGCCGGAGAGTCCACGCTGGCTGTTTTCACAGGGCAGAACTGCTGAGGCTCGCGCTGTATTTGCGTCCTTCACAGATGAAGCAGGCACGGAATTGCTCATCGAGGACATCCGCATCGCACTCGAAGCCAAAATCGAGAAGCGTTGGAGTGCACTCTGGAGCAGACCTGTCCGCTTGTCGCTGCTCATCGCCGTCGGCTTTACCATCCTGCAGCAGGTCACAGGCATCAACACGATCATTTATTATGGCCCGCGCATCTTCACCATGGCCGGCATCACCTCGAACGAGAACGCTATCTTCGCCACTCTGCTCGTAGCCAGTACCAACGTCGTGGCTACCGTCATCGCACTGGTGCTCGTCGACCGCGTCGGGCGCAAGCCGCTTCTCTATTGGGGAGTCGGAGGGATGACGCTCTCGCTGTTTTTGCTGGCATACTCCTTCCATGCACCGACGGCATTCGGCGCGCGCCCGGGCGCGATTGCGCTTCTTTGCCTCATGCTCTACATCATCTGTTTTGCCTTCAGCATGGGGCCAATCGCCTGGATTCTCGCCTCTGAGGTCTTCCCGCTACAGATCCGCGGTCGCGGCATGGCAGCCGCAACCCTCGGTTCCGGAGCGTCGAACTTTCTCGTCTCCATTACGTTTCTCACACTCATCACAACTGCCGGAAGCTCTCTGACCTTCCTCCTCTACGCAGCGTTTTGTATTGTCACGCTCCTCTTTGTGCGCTTCATCGTGCCGGAAACGAAAGGGCGTGCACTGGAAAGCATCAGCTCTCAAAGGAGTGCAGTATCACTGTGA
- a CDS encoding ROK family protein, whose protein sequence is MTNEFILAGAPVVSSQTVGGHASTAARRSYVLGIDIGGTNLRLALADTRGAIQARWSTSTVGISGAGAIVAKIHDGLRNLLDETSADPEMLKGVAAGAPGVTDPDDGVVIATSYLMGWRDVPLQRMLEDTLQVPAAIDNDVNLAALGESWCGIAREAADFAFLAIGTGLGAGLFLNGGLFRGRGWTAGEIGYMLVPGITPQTARPHEPGALESVIGGTGICKQWQTYEGRTPLPATLTPTEIFDHAKWGDPAAAALLHQTSTLLARTIYNMSLVLNVPLFVLGGSIGMHASLHESTEAELAALNLRSRPKLLRSILGADAQIMGALRLALEVAGVHTPR, encoded by the coding sequence ATGACGAACGAATTCATCCTTGCCGGAGCGCCCGTCGTTAGTTCACAAACTGTCGGTGGCCATGCTTCCACAGCAGCCAGACGGTCCTACGTTCTCGGTATAGATATTGGAGGAACCAATCTTCGGCTTGCACTTGCCGATACAAGAGGCGCGATACAAGCAAGATGGAGCACTTCTACAGTGGGGATTAGCGGCGCCGGAGCAATCGTTGCCAAAATCCATGATGGCCTCAGGAATCTCCTCGATGAAACATCTGCCGACCCGGAAATGCTGAAGGGTGTTGCTGCGGGCGCGCCGGGTGTCACGGATCCCGATGACGGTGTTGTGATTGCGACGTCGTATCTCATGGGCTGGCGCGATGTCCCTTTGCAGCGAATGCTCGAAGATACGCTGCAGGTTCCGGCTGCAATAGACAATGACGTAAATCTCGCCGCGCTCGGTGAAAGCTGGTGCGGCATAGCAAGAGAGGCTGCAGACTTTGCCTTTCTTGCCATTGGCACCGGCCTCGGCGCGGGGCTCTTTCTCAACGGTGGCCTCTTTCGTGGACGCGGTTGGACCGCCGGCGAAATCGGTTATATGCTAGTTCCCGGCATAACGCCACAAACTGCCAGGCCACACGAGCCCGGAGCGCTCGAGTCCGTAATCGGTGGCACAGGCATCTGCAAACAATGGCAGACTTATGAGGGGCGCACTCCTCTGCCCGCTACTCTTACGCCAACCGAAATCTTTGACCACGCAAAATGGGGGGATCCAGCGGCCGCCGCTCTGCTCCACCAGACTTCGACGCTCCTCGCCCGTACAATCTACAACATGTCTCTTGTGCTCAATGTGCCTTTGTTTGTCCTTGGCGGCAGCATCGGCATGCATGCATCCTTGCACGAGTCAACGGAAGCGGAATTGGCCGCGCTCAATCTAAGAAGCCGGCCGAAGTTGCTGCGTAGTATTCTCGGCGCCGATGCCCAGATCATGGGCGCACTCCGCTTAGCTCTGGAAGTCGCAGGAGTCCACACTCCGCGCTAG
- the dinB gene encoding DNA polymerase IV codes for MPESFTDVAALGTRKIVHVDMDAFYASVEQRDDPNLRGRPVVVAWKGRRSVVCAASYEARKFGIRSAMPAVSAERLCPDAIFIPPDFIRYKAVSQAVREIFQRHTDLIEPLSLDEAYLDVTHNKTGLPTATLVARRIRQQIWEELRLTASAGVAPNKFLAKIASDWRKPNGQFVIQPHEAQSFLLTLPVGRIPGVGKVTESRMAKAGIKLVGDIYAMELGMLEREFGSYAQRLYELARGIDHNPVVPNRVTKQISAEDTFPEDIPLGDCEIHIRRLAERVWKASKENLREAKTVVLKLKTREFQSLTRSLTLREPVSSCEILIETVSVLCERVKLPSDQLYRLVGVGLSNFRQEHEEADRWEVEAPSLLS; via the coding sequence ATGCCCGAGTCGTTTACCGATGTCGCCGCCCTCGGGACTCGAAAGATCGTGCACGTTGATATGGATGCGTTCTACGCTTCTGTCGAGCAGCGAGACGACCCGAATCTTCGTGGGCGCCCTGTCGTCGTAGCTTGGAAAGGAAGACGCTCGGTCGTCTGTGCAGCATCGTACGAGGCCCGCAAATTCGGCATACGTTCCGCAATGCCTGCCGTGAGCGCAGAGCGTTTATGTCCAGATGCCATCTTCATCCCTCCTGACTTCATCCGTTACAAAGCTGTATCGCAGGCCGTCCGTGAGATATTCCAGAGACATACTGATCTTATCGAGCCACTTTCGCTCGATGAGGCCTACCTCGACGTAACGCACAACAAGACAGGATTGCCTACGGCGACACTAGTGGCGAGGAGAATACGCCAACAAATCTGGGAGGAATTGCGTCTTACTGCCTCGGCTGGAGTGGCTCCGAATAAGTTCCTCGCAAAGATTGCATCTGATTGGCGCAAGCCAAATGGCCAATTTGTAATTCAACCTCATGAAGCACAGAGCTTCTTGCTCACGCTCCCAGTTGGGCGTATTCCGGGTGTGGGTAAAGTAACCGAGTCTCGCATGGCCAAGGCAGGGATTAAGCTCGTAGGCGATATCTATGCGATGGAGCTAGGTATGCTGGAGCGGGAGTTCGGTAGCTACGCGCAGCGACTCTATGAGCTGGCACGAGGGATCGACCACAACCCAGTCGTCCCAAACCGGGTGACGAAACAGATCTCTGCAGAAGATACCTTCCCTGAGGATATTCCGCTAGGTGACTGCGAAATACACATTCGCCGGCTGGCAGAAAGGGTTTGGAAGGCTTCGAAGGAAAACCTCCGCGAGGCTAAAACGGTAGTACTTAAGCTGAAGACCAGGGAGTTCCAATCGCTGACACGTAGTCTTACATTACGGGAACCAGTCTCGAGTTGCGAGATCCTGATAGAGACTGTATCGGTGCTTTGTGAGAGGGTCAAATTGCCGTCTGACCAACTCTATCGCTTAGTCGGTGTTGGTCTCAGCAACTTTCGGCAAGAACATGAGGAGGCTGACCGGTGGGAGGTGGAAGCTCCATCACTTCTCTCTTAG